The window TTCGTGGTCAATGAACCGCCACCGCGCGCTTGCAATTAACACATAATACTaccgagtaccgagtacatgtacgtaattaagtacttatcTCGGCACCGTGTCCCAGCAACCAGCGAGGCACGCGGTGTGTCACGCTAAACCGTATTTGGACAATGGTAAATAGTCCACCAGATATGCTCCATTCCGGGTCCGGGGCGTGTGGCAGCAACTCCGGCTACGGACGTCGCACATGATCATTTTCATTTTCATTTACATTTTCACATTCACATACCCTCGGCACGGTACATTGGCAACGACCACCACTCTCAACCAGCGCCACAAGCGCCGCCCACGCTCACCATCCTCACCTTCGCACCGCAGCATGTGCCATGGCCAGGCTCAACGAACCCCCCGCGTCCTCGGACGGCCTCGAAATGCGTACGTTACCGTCCTGTCCGGTTCCCCCCCGTGCCGCTCCTTGGCCGTTCTCTGCTCTAACAAGACCCTGGCTAGTTCGCAAGAAAATGCTTCGCCAGAATAGAGACCTCGCCAAGTCCAACAATTTTCGAGCACTGCGTATCCGAGAGCTGGAAAACGAATGTGCCTGCATGCTGTCCGAGAATTTAGAGCTCCGCGGCCGCATCCTGGAGCTCGAGAAGCAAGTTGAGGATAATGAGGCACGGAGGATAGCAGACCATGCGATGGCAATCAGGAACAAGCTGGAGTCGCAGCTTGCCGAATGGGGTGCCCTTCTCGCCGgactcggcctcgagccgccCATGAAAAAGCACTCGCCGCAGGCTCGAAAGTCGACAGCCAAAAGGCTGACCTTCAGCTCCAGTCGGCCGAGCCCTTCGCAAAGAAGACTGCGTAATGTCGCGAGGGATATCGAAGAGCTTGGTCACATATCGGAGTCCAAGTCGTACCCTCGCCAGTCCATGAAGTATGCTACGTAGCTGCACCCTCCTTCTGGACCACTTGCTGACAAGACCAGCCATGAACAAATACTAGCACTGCGATCCGAGGCCAGCCTCGCCGAATCGGCCGAGTCTCCGGAGCTGGGCCCTCCTCCCATGTCTACATTCATCGATGACGAGCCCGTCAAGGTCGACTCGCCATGCAGAGTTTCTCCGGCAAGGGACTTAGGGACGAGTCCCAAGCGGAAGATCGAACCGCCCGTTACCCTTCCCTCACCTTCGTCCCAACCGGCGATAGCCGAGGAGCTCTCGGCGCCATGTCCGAAGAAGAAGTCCGAGCCTGTGGCGAAACCCCCAGCCGATCTACGGCCTCAGCCCAGCCAACCAACAGCTGCCTTGTCCCTTAAGACTGGGGCGAAGCGCAAGCTGGCTCTGAGGGATGATGTGGAAAGCAGCTCAACGCAACGTGTGACTGACGAGAACCAGCCTATCCGAAGCATGGTCGATAAGCATTCGATCCGAGAAAAGGCCGGAGGGAAATCCTCCAAGGAACTTGCACACATGAGGAAGGAATCCCGAGCCAAACAGAGCGGCACCGGAAGtactcgacggccgctcgcGGCCAAGAGCACAAATAACGACGTCAGCTCCCCGACCAAGGCCTCAAGGTCGGCGGCTACGGATGAGGTGGCAGCTGCCAAGGCCGACTTGGTGAAGCCCAAGGCTTCCAACGAGCGATCCAGGTCTAGGCCAGCAGCGGACTTTCcggtcaaggccgaggcgattCCGATTCCGGACACAAGACCACCGACTGTAGCCGTCTTGGCAGTGCCCGATGCCGAACCAGCCCTGCTTTTGCCGAGTTCCCCCGAGCCAGCGCGTGGAGACAACAGCCACCGAGGGGACACGCCGCCTCCGGCTACCTTGTCGACGGGAAGGGAGAGTTCAAGGCCAAGCAGGCGGAATACGACCGCTGTCAGCTACGCCGAGCCTAACCTTCGAGTGAAgatgcggcggccgacgaaggAGCTGTTCGATGCCGTCGCAGGCGAGGGCAAGAATGCGCGACGATCCAGCAAGGTTGAACCTGTGGACAAGCTGAAAAGTGAGTTCGATGCGGGGGAGTCGTGGGACAAGCAAATAACGAAGGATGCTCAAGCTGCCGGGTCCGACGAGCAATCCGGGACGATGCCAGCTTCGCTGGCGAAGGAAAGCATCGCTCCCGATCCTCTCCCCGACTCCGTAGTCACCGAcaggcgccgacgaccatcATCGATGGCGCCGAAAGCAATAGAGACGAGCGATGAAGTCACGAGTAAAGCTGACCACTCCACCCTCTCTGCGGACACGAGCGGGTCGA of the Drechmeria coniospora strain ARSEF 6962 chromosome 01, whole genome shotgun sequence genome contains:
- a CDS encoding Shugoshin, producing the protein MARLNEPPASSDGLEMLRKKMLRQNRDLAKSNNFRALRIRELENECACMLSENLELRGRILELEKQVEDNEARRIADHAMAIRNKLESQLAEWGALLAGLGLEPPMKKHSPQARKSTAKRLTFSSSRPSPSQRRLRNVARDIEELGHISESKSYPRQSMNHEQILALRSEASLAESAESPELGPPPMSTFIDDEPVKVDSPCRVSPARDLGTSPKRKIEPPVTLPSPSSQPAIAEELSAPCPKKKSEPVAKPPADLRPQPSQPTAALSLKTGAKRKLALRDDVESSSTQRVTDENQPIRSMVDKHSIREKAGGKSSKELAHMRKESRAKQSGTGSTRRPLAAKSTNNDVSSPTKASRSAATDEVAAAKADLVKPKASNERSRSRPAADFPVKAEAIPIPDTRPPTVAVLAVPDAEPALLLPSSPEPARGDNSHRGDTPPPATLSTGRESSRPSRRNTTAVSYAEPNLRVKMRRPTKELFDAVAGEGKNARRSSKVEPVDKLKSEFDAGESWDKQITKDAQAAGSDEQSGTMPASLAKESIAPDPLPDSVVTDRRRRPSSMAPKAIETSDEVTSKADHSTLSADTSGSTDVDVYEFMSSSPQVDKGTDGTEKKRPGRRQTGSRRASATVDNGREPKDRGSSRRRSMMV